The following are from one region of the Oryzias melastigma strain HK-1 linkage group LG22, ASM292280v2, whole genome shotgun sequence genome:
- the fbxo34 gene encoding F-box only protein 34, translating to MHLKTHLVRSELRLDATAAQNPRHRSLLVSQQVELLQTLGGSHSDGAKHLPVGFISAKRFCSSSNGVKLSAPLWILPSPSGADKDRFQRTQTDSESAQNVWTVIKPGHVREKIAIFAAEERQSGVGINEHATSAGSCDRVLTACTNGAAVTTLSRGVKVKSSWEENSSAKRRPRSGKIHQNQAVHDLDGQRSTQRDGDSLAGEEDEDQQKVSVVEMVAFLERRTSEQQHDIKPLLVLQRSSTTITLSKLAPPEVKGEEPESVRVSEMVAKLESECVGKVGGGVLRSSSLRRTVGRVLLAAAADQRPSPASPSTLQKSTTHPSPAVATPPSAPLATPISGDCNITQTVAPPPDADQTEPLPGLLFLSLPFDGKAPPTPSEPRPSLYKSSFYLAPAQTCPAPSNFNIKSEKRRRESVCDQGEELAISTASRPTAVPLSRTPSASQDFLEARQRLQRLLAPQPYLLLLPHHLLVKIFLLLPTRSLTALKCSCSYFKFAIENYGIRPADSLWVSDPRYRDDPCKQCKRRYDPGDVSLCRWHHKPFCQALPYGPGYWMCCRSARRDSPGCNVGLHDNRWVPAFHSINVPIYRRNCNHDD from the coding sequence ATGCATCTGAAGACTCACCTGGTGCGTTCGGAGCTGCGGTTGGACGCCACCGCCGCTCAGAACCCTCGGCACCGCAGTCTGCTTGTGAGCCAGcaggtggagctgctgcagacgcTCGGTGGTAGCCACAGCGACGGCGCCAAACATCTCCCGGTTGGCTTCATCTCTGCGAAGAGGTTCTGTTCCAGCAGCAATGGCGTGAAGCTGAGCGCCCCTCTTTGGATCCTTCCATCGCCGTCGGGCGCCGACAAGGATCGGTTCCAGCGGACCCAGACAGACTCTGAATCTGCTCAGAACGTGTGGACCGTCATCAAACCGGGACATGTCCGGGAGAAAATCGCCATTTTCGCCGCTGAGGAGCGGCAGTCGGGTGTGGGGATTAATGAGCACGCCACCAGTGCTGGCAGCTGCGACAGAGTGCTGACGGCGTGCACGAACGGCGCCGCCGTGACAACCCTGTCGCGAGGGGTGAAGGTGAAGAGCAGCTGGGAGGAGAACAGTTCTGCCAAACGGCGTCCTCGTTCTGGAAAAATCCATCAGAACCAGGCGGTCCATGACCTGGACGGGCAGCGGTCTACGCAGCGTGATGGCGATTCGCTGGCCGGCGAGGAGGACGAGGACCAACAGAAGGTGTCCGTCGTGGAGATGGTGGCGTTCCTGGAGCGCCGGACGAGCGAGCAGCAGCACGACATCAAACCTCTGCTCGTTCTCCAGAGGAGCTCCACAACCATCACGTTGTCCAAGCTGGCGCCTCCCGAGGTcaagggggaggagccagagaGCGTCAGGGTGTCGGAGATGGTGGCCAAGCTGGAGTCGGAGTGTGTGGGGAAGGTGGGGGGCGGAGTCTTGAGGAGCAGCAGCCTGCGGAGGACCGTGGGACGCGTCCTCCTTGCTGCTGCCGCCGACCAGCGTCCATCCCCCGCCTCTCCTTCAACGCTGCAGAAATCTACCACACACCCCTCCCCGGCTGTAGCCACGCCCCCATCTGCTCCTTTGGCCACGCCCATCTCAGGTGACTGCAACATCACACAAactgtggccccgccccctgacgCTGACCAGACAGAGCCTTTGCCCGGTTTGCTCTTTTTGTCGTTACCTTTTGACGGAAAAGCTCCACCCACTCCGTCAGAGCCACGCCCCTCCCTGTACAAATCCAGTTTTTACCTGGCGCCAGCTCAGActtgccccgccccctccaaCTTCAACATCAAAtcagagaagaggaggagggagtcTGTTTGTGATCAGGGGGAGGAGCTCGCCATCAGCACGGCGTCCCGCCCCACCGCAGTGCCTCTCAGCCGCACGCCGTCGGCGTCGCAGGACTTCCTGGAGGCGCGGCAGCGGCTGCAGCGGCTGCTGGCGCCGCAGCCgtacctgctgctgctgcctcaccACCTGCTGGTCAAGATCTTCCTGCTGCTGCCCACGCGCAGCCTGACCGCGCTCAAGTGCTCCTGCAGCTACTTCAAGTTCGCCATCGAGAACTACGGCATCCGTCCCGCCGACTCGCTGTGGGTGTCGGACCCCCGTTACCGGGACGACCCCTGCAAACAGTGTAAGAGGCGGTACGACCCCGGCGACGTGTCGCTGTGCCGCTGGCACCACAAGCCCTTCTGCCAGGCGCTGCCGTACGGCCCCGGCTACTGGATGTGCTGCCGCAGCGCCCGCAGGGACTCGCCCGGCTGCAACGTGGGTCTCCACGACAACCGCTGGGTGCCGGCGTTTCACAGCATCAACGTGCCCATTTACAGGAGAAACTGTAACCATGACGACTGA